Proteins encoded in a region of the Acipenser ruthenus chromosome 54, fAciRut3.2 maternal haplotype, whole genome shotgun sequence genome:
- the LOC117398291 gene encoding zinc finger protein 501-like translates to MQSVPIKEEMDDWEVVHIKEELPEPDPVLIKEEILEFEPVCIGEEETAELGTVKEEFQNEGDPVKPESPNRDALSNEGASYEDVAGRDDEEEDDDDDEEGARSEPAKPNHRCAECGKSFAQPATLRRHQRIHTGEKPYSCSECGKCFRQSCHLKSHQLVHTGEKPYRCSECGKSFGGLGSLRKHQGTHARKKATYDCAECALSFTKLRPYNEHLQVHTGMRLYSCQDCGKGFTDLRHCQTHRRLHTGQKPYSCGECGKTFNEAGNLRKHQRVHSGLKPYSCSECGRSFSELGNLKTHRRVHTGEKPYQCGECDKSFSRLHHFKAHRRIHTGEKPYRCAECGEDFKYRASLKIHQQAHLGEKSFVCQCGKGFGRLQHFQTHQRIHTGEKPFVCECGRRFSESGSLKIHQRVHSGVKPYDCEECGASFRYLKSLKTHRRVHTGERPHVCADCDKSFSDVGCLRKHRRIHTGVKPYRCVPCGETFRYLKGLKSHQKSHAKEPL, encoded by the coding sequence ATGCAGTCTGTGCCCATCAAAGAGGAGATGGATGATTGGGAAGtggtccatattaaagaggagcttCCAGAACCGGACCCTGTCCTCATTAAAGAAGAGATCCTTGAATTTGAACCCGTCTGCATTGGTGAGGAGGAGACTGCAGAACTTGGCACCGTCAAAGAGGAGTTTCAAAACGAGGGTGACCCGGTTAAGCCAGAATCCCCCAATCGCGACGCTTTATCGAACGAGGGAGCGTCGTACGAAGACGTAGCGGGCCGGgatgatgaagaagaagatgatgacgatgatgaagAGGGTGCCCGTTCCGAACCGGCGAAACCTAACCACCGCTGCGccgaatgtgggaagagttttgcCCAGCCAGCTACTCTGAGgagacaccagcgcattcacacaggagagaaaccctacAGCTGCTCCGAATGTGGGAAATGCTTCCGGCAGTCCTGCCACCTGAAATCCCACCAGCTcgttcacacgggagagaagccGTACCGCTGCTCCGAATGCGGGAAGAGCTTCGGCGGCCTGGGAAGCCTCAGGAAGCACCAGGGGACGCACGCCCGCAAAAAAGCCACCTACGACTGCGCGGAGTGCGCGCTGAGCTTCACCAAACTGCGCCCGTATAATGAGCACCTGCAGGTCCACACCGGGATGAGACTCTACAGCTGCCAGGACTGCGGGAAAGGCTTCACTGATCTACGGCACTGCCAGACCCACCGGCGCCTCCACACGGGCCAGAAACCGTACAGCTGCGGTGAATGTGGGAAGACTTTCAACGAAGCGGGTAATCTCAGGAAACACCAACGCGTTCACTCGGGACTGAAACCCTACTCCTGCTCGGAGTGCGGCCGGAGCTTCAGCGAATTGGGGAATCTGAAGACCCACCGGCGGGTCCACACGGGCGAGAAGCCGTACCAGTGCGGAGAATGCGACAAGAGTTTCAGCCGGCTGCACCACTTCAAGGCTCACCGGCGGATCCACACTGGGGAGAAGCCGTACCGGTGTGCCGAGTGCGGGGAGGATTTCAAGTACCGGGCCAGCCTCAAAATCCACCAGCAAGCCCACCTCGGGGAGAAGTCGTTCGTCTGTCAGTGCGGGAAAGGGTTCGGGCGTCTGCAGCACTTTCAGACCCatcagagaattcacacaggggaGAAGCCGTTCGTCTGCGAGTGCGGGAGGCGCTTCAGTGAATCGGGGagccttaaaatccaccagcgggTTCACAGCGGCGTGAAGCCCTACGACTGCGAGGAATGCGGCGCGAGTTTTCGGTATCTGAAAAGCCTGAAAACTCACCGCCGCGTTCACACCGGAGAGAGGCCGCACGTCTGCGCCGACTGCGACAAGAGCTTCAGCGACGTGGGGTGTCTGCGGAAGCACAGGCGGATTCACACGGGGGTGAAACCGTACCGCTGCGTCCCCTGCGGGGAGACGTTCCGGTATCTGAAGGGCTTGAAAAGCCACCAGAAAAGCCACGCCAAAGAACCTCTTTGA
- the LOC117398282 gene encoding complement factor B-like isoform X1, whose translation MESDRAVGLFLVLCCIIINPVLCETLCNELVKITHGEVRYPVTREVGSVLKYLCPNNTRAFPVSWRVCMRNGQWSPLRNSFLERARTASCVPYSCSGHISLENGRSFPRRTKFSIGSTVHFECDSGFNMFGSPNRTCLATGKWSGKVTICDSGETFCPNPGIPLGGQRIGTRFWEGQQVRYTCYRGMVLRGPELRTCRADGSWTGTEPRCEERFSFDEPEAVGKHLNMAEEVITNTDKGIHMYFVVKVSASIGKENIEKAQQFVEATIEKYTDYSKVLRSSVVIFASTADEIMALKDNSPDDLDFMKFLNHTGCNTGEALSLVLSSIKENLDRKKPAKQVILLITNGRHNMGPSPYALIQNITEIIPEPTKNLDIFTIGIGDASKEELDRIASQRQEPRSFYLPDYEALEKIYPEENPNACGVRGVKGVHYGRVYKGTEAGQQQWPWQAFLKITGKMQGGGSIIADRWILTAAHVLVKSATATYDPSEITVYLGITQTTLQGLHGNGMPVEKVFVHKDYVYSDDDSTSQIYAHDVGLLKLNRTIKYSDKRRPVCLPCTEELSEILSLPNLDWTKQCQYQDRILTGNGGEDFRTVTGYISGWGGSSGNKATSRKLLFGEISIKGRDICSKSYPFPLPVPDDRFCAIGEDVDACGGDSGGPFVIKTKGRWIQVGIVSHGSATKCMSGTMGYYASVPKHMDWIRQQLDE comes from the exons ATGGAGTCGGACAGAGCTGTAGGATTGTTTCTCGTGTTGTGCTGTATTATCATAAACCCGGTTCTATGCG AGACACTGTGTAATGAATTGGTGAAAATCACTCATGGAGAGGTGAGGTATCCTGTCACCAGAGAGGTTGGCAGCGTTCTGAAGTACCTGTGCCCAAATAACACCCGCGCGTTCCCGGTGAGCTGGCGAGTGTGTATGAGGAACGGGCAGTGGTCTCCTCTGAGGAACAGCTTCTTAGAACGAGCGAGAACAGCGTCCTGTGTCC CATATTCCTGTAGTGGCCACATCTCTCTGGAGAACGGCAGGTCCTTTCCGAGAAGGACCAAGTTCTCCATTGGAAGCACGGTTCACTTTGAGTGCGACTCTGGCTTCAATATGTTTGGTTCACCAAACAGGACCTGCTTGGCTACAGGAAAGTGGAGTGGAAAAGTGACCATCTGTGATTCTGGGG AGACTTTCTGTCCGAACCCAGGGATACCGCTGGGGGGTCAGAGGATCGGGACCAGGTTCTGGGAGGGGCAGCAGGTCCGGTACACCTGCTACAGAGGCATGGTTCTGAGGGGTCCAGAATTGAGAACCTGCAGGGCAGATGGCAGCTGGACTGGGACAGAACCACGCTGcgaag AAAGATTCTCGTTTGATGAACCAGAAGCTGTGGGGAAGCACTTGAACATGGCAGAGGAAGTAATCACCAACACAGATAAAG GGATTCACATGTACTTTGTGGTCAAAGTTTCAGCAAGCATTGGGAAAGAAAACATAGAGAAAGCACAGCAGTTCGTTGAAGCTACGATTGAAAAG TACACAGACTATTCCAAAGTCCTGAGGTCCAGTGTGGTCATCTTCGCTTCCACTGCCGATGAAATAATGGCTTTGAAGGACAACTCCCCAGACGACCTGGATTTTATGA AGTTTCTGAACCACACTGGTTGTAATACAGGAGAGGCCCTGAGTCTGGTTCTGAGTTCGATCAAGGAAAACCTTGATCGGAAGAAACCAGCTAAGCAAGTCATTCTCCTCATCACCAACG GGCGACATAATATGGGTCCCAGTCCTTATGCCTTAATTCAGAACATAACTGAAATCATCCCAGAACCAACCAAAAATCTCG ATATCTTCACCATCGGAATTGGAGACGCTTCAAAAGAAGAGCTGGATAGAATCGCTTCTCAGAGACAGGAGCCCAGGTCTTTCTACCTGCCAGATTATGAGGCCCTGGAAAAAATCTACCCAGAAG AAAACCCCAACGCATGCGGTGTCAGAGGAGTGAAAGGAGTGCATTATGGGAGAGTGTACAAAGGGACTGAAGCCGGACAGCAGCAGTGGCCATGGCAAGCCTTCTTAAAG ATAACCGGTAAAATGCAGGGAGGGGGGTCCATTATTGCTGACCGCTGGATCCTGACCGCAGCCCATGTCCTAGTGAAATCTGCGACAGCTACATATGACCCCAGCGAGATTACTGTCTACCTTG GTATCACTCAAACCACACTGCAAGGGCTACATGGTAATGGTATGCCAGTGGAGAAGGTTTTTGTTCACAAAGACTATGTGTACAGCGATGACGACTCAACCAGTCAAATCTATGCTCATGATGTCGGGCTGCTGAAACTCAACAGAACGATCAAATACAGTGACAAGAGAAG gCCTGTCTGTCTACCCTGCACTGAAGAATTATCCGAGATTCTGTCTTTACCAAACCTAGATTGGACCAAACAGTGCCAATATCAAG ACCGCATTCTAACCGGTAATGGGGGTGAAGATTTTCGGACGGTCACTGGTTACATCTCAGGATGGGGCGGGTCGTCTGGGAACAAAGCAACCAGCAGAAAACTGCTCTTTGGGGAGATTTCTATAAAG ggaCGTGATATCTGTTCCAAATCATATCCGTTTCCTTTGCCTGTTCCCGATGACAGGTTTTGTGCAATAGGGGAGGATGTTGATGCGTGCGGag GGGATTCTGGAGGGCCGTTTGTCATCAAAACAAAAGGAAGATGGATTCAG GTGGGCATTGTAAGCCATGGCAGCGCCACCAAATGTATGAGTGGCACCATGGGATACTATGCCAGCGTCCCCAAGCACATGGACTGGATCAGGCAACAGCTGGACGAATAA
- the LOC117398282 gene encoding complement factor B-like isoform X2 produces the protein MESDRAVGLFLVLCCIIINPVLCETLCNELVKITHGEVRYPVTREVGSVLKYLCPNNTRAFPVSWRVCMRNGQWSPLRNSFLERARTASCVPYSCSGHISLENGRSFPRRTKFSIGSTVHFECDSGFNMFGSPNRTCLATGKWSGKVTICDSGETFCPNPGIPLGGQRIGTRFWEGQQVRYTCYRGMVLRGPELRTCRADGSWTGTEPRCEERFSFDEPEAVGKHLNMAEEVITNTDKGIHMYFVVKVSASIGKENIEKAQQFVEATIEKYTDYSKVLRSSVVIFASTADEIMALKDNSPDDLDFMRRHNMGPSPYALIQNITEIIPEPTKNLDIFTIGIGDASKEELDRIASQRQEPRSFYLPDYEALEKIYPEENPNACGVRGVKGVHYGRVYKGTEAGQQQWPWQAFLKITGKMQGGGSIIADRWILTAAHVLVKSATATYDPSEITVYLGITQTTLQGLHGNGMPVEKVFVHKDYVYSDDDSTSQIYAHDVGLLKLNRTIKYSDKRRPVCLPCTEELSEILSLPNLDWTKQCQYQDRILTGNGGEDFRTVTGYISGWGGSSGNKATSRKLLFGEISIKGRDICSKSYPFPLPVPDDRFCAIGEDVDACGGDSGGPFVIKTKGRWIQVGIVSHGSATKCMSGTMGYYASVPKHMDWIRQQLDE, from the exons ATGGAGTCGGACAGAGCTGTAGGATTGTTTCTCGTGTTGTGCTGTATTATCATAAACCCGGTTCTATGCG AGACACTGTGTAATGAATTGGTGAAAATCACTCATGGAGAGGTGAGGTATCCTGTCACCAGAGAGGTTGGCAGCGTTCTGAAGTACCTGTGCCCAAATAACACCCGCGCGTTCCCGGTGAGCTGGCGAGTGTGTATGAGGAACGGGCAGTGGTCTCCTCTGAGGAACAGCTTCTTAGAACGAGCGAGAACAGCGTCCTGTGTCC CATATTCCTGTAGTGGCCACATCTCTCTGGAGAACGGCAGGTCCTTTCCGAGAAGGACCAAGTTCTCCATTGGAAGCACGGTTCACTTTGAGTGCGACTCTGGCTTCAATATGTTTGGTTCACCAAACAGGACCTGCTTGGCTACAGGAAAGTGGAGTGGAAAAGTGACCATCTGTGATTCTGGGG AGACTTTCTGTCCGAACCCAGGGATACCGCTGGGGGGTCAGAGGATCGGGACCAGGTTCTGGGAGGGGCAGCAGGTCCGGTACACCTGCTACAGAGGCATGGTTCTGAGGGGTCCAGAATTGAGAACCTGCAGGGCAGATGGCAGCTGGACTGGGACAGAACCACGCTGcgaag AAAGATTCTCGTTTGATGAACCAGAAGCTGTGGGGAAGCACTTGAACATGGCAGAGGAAGTAATCACCAACACAGATAAAG GGATTCACATGTACTTTGTGGTCAAAGTTTCAGCAAGCATTGGGAAAGAAAACATAGAGAAAGCACAGCAGTTCGTTGAAGCTACGATTGAAAAG TACACAGACTATTCCAAAGTCCTGAGGTCCAGTGTGGTCATCTTCGCTTCCACTGCCGATGAAATAATGGCTTTGAAGGACAACTCCCCAGACGACCTGGATTTTATGA GGCGACATAATATGGGTCCCAGTCCTTATGCCTTAATTCAGAACATAACTGAAATCATCCCAGAACCAACCAAAAATCTCG ATATCTTCACCATCGGAATTGGAGACGCTTCAAAAGAAGAGCTGGATAGAATCGCTTCTCAGAGACAGGAGCCCAGGTCTTTCTACCTGCCAGATTATGAGGCCCTGGAAAAAATCTACCCAGAAG AAAACCCCAACGCATGCGGTGTCAGAGGAGTGAAAGGAGTGCATTATGGGAGAGTGTACAAAGGGACTGAAGCCGGACAGCAGCAGTGGCCATGGCAAGCCTTCTTAAAG ATAACCGGTAAAATGCAGGGAGGGGGGTCCATTATTGCTGACCGCTGGATCCTGACCGCAGCCCATGTCCTAGTGAAATCTGCGACAGCTACATATGACCCCAGCGAGATTACTGTCTACCTTG GTATCACTCAAACCACACTGCAAGGGCTACATGGTAATGGTATGCCAGTGGAGAAGGTTTTTGTTCACAAAGACTATGTGTACAGCGATGACGACTCAACCAGTCAAATCTATGCTCATGATGTCGGGCTGCTGAAACTCAACAGAACGATCAAATACAGTGACAAGAGAAG gCCTGTCTGTCTACCCTGCACTGAAGAATTATCCGAGATTCTGTCTTTACCAAACCTAGATTGGACCAAACAGTGCCAATATCAAG ACCGCATTCTAACCGGTAATGGGGGTGAAGATTTTCGGACGGTCACTGGTTACATCTCAGGATGGGGCGGGTCGTCTGGGAACAAAGCAACCAGCAGAAAACTGCTCTTTGGGGAGATTTCTATAAAG ggaCGTGATATCTGTTCCAAATCATATCCGTTTCCTTTGCCTGTTCCCGATGACAGGTTTTGTGCAATAGGGGAGGATGTTGATGCGTGCGGag GGGATTCTGGAGGGCCGTTTGTCATCAAAACAAAAGGAAGATGGATTCAG GTGGGCATTGTAAGCCATGGCAGCGCCACCAAATGTATGAGTGGCACCATGGGATACTATGCCAGCGTCCCCAAGCACATGGACTGGATCAGGCAACAGCTGGACGAATAA